The Raphanus sativus cultivar WK10039 chromosome 2, ASM80110v3, whole genome shotgun sequence DNA segment TTTGATACCAACTGTTTCATTTTACAAgaagtaaaatattattgtggATCAAGAGTTTTTTATCCCCTTTTCATGAGACGAGATGGCATCCTCTTTAGCCTATTTCTACTTCACAGaataagaagatgaaaaagCAAAGAGAATTAGAGCACatagaaataaattaaaagttaaacaCTATAAAGCATATCACTTACAAagtattcttcttcttcagcacTTAGCTTGCGGATGGTGCTCTCAAACTTGATCCAATTATCATATGCGATCTTGTCTTTTTTGTTCCATGTGGCAGCATCAGATGCAAGGCGCACAAACAAATTCTTGGAGCCACCGCTTGGAGTTGGATCGTCTTGATCACTAGAGGGCTTTAGGTGACTTTTACCTTCATTATCATATAACAAATATCATCAAAACACATATAGCAAGACAATTGACAAGACTTTATACTAAATTGACAAGGTTTACCTAATCTCAGGGACGACTTGTACTGAGATGCTAGGGGAATACTCAGTTTCAaacccttcttcttctcactaaacactaaaccagAGAAACAAAGCATAGTCATATGAACTTCATACCAAAACTCTGTTTCCAACCTcattatacagtttttttgtaGTAGAttcattcaatctataaaaaacCAGATGATAGAACTGTTTTTGTTCCTGATGAACACAAATCACTCAGTCTATAAAGCTAATCTAAAACATAAACAAGATCTAAGCAGCAAATACTCTTAATAATCCATCATCCTTTATATTTTAGCTCTAAGAACTTGTTTACAAACTCAGTTCATGTCCAACACAAAACAAGGCGGGAAAGCATTATAATCTCGTTCAAATTCATACACAAAAATCAAGAGATAGCTCACTCTACAAACACAAAAAGATCAAAATATAGCTTTTAAAAAACGATGGAAAGAAGAATCAAAACCTGATGGTGAAGGTTTCTTGTTTCCTCCTCCACTCGTGGCTGATCAATTACAAACATATCTCCTGCTCAATTAGTGcattgttttagaaaaatatttcgatcaacttttttttttgtgcacttTTTTGTGCACTCAAATTTTTgatttaagaaacaaaaatctACAAAATTATGTTATAATGGGTACCAAAACACCACCAATGGGTTTgctaatcatttgttatttagtttaattCTAGAGTAgaaatcaaaagatattatgttgaatttataaatacattattGCAGATTTAAGAAATTATATTCAAATGAATCATGAATCAGTTTGAAAAGAATCATGAATCAGTTTgaaatgaaacaacaaaattaaaatctgaTAAAATGGGTTATTAGTTGGTGTATTTTAATGGATTTGAAGATCTAACTAAATACAATGCTATTggttctataattttaaaattcatatataaatcatgtatttttggtttcatgatttataaattctaaTTCAATCATATGAATTTACTAATAGATTTGATTTCATAATGTATTTAAATGGATTTGTGTggatttatttgttaaaaatacaaaaattcatatataaggGCAAACCTCCGGATTTGCAAATACTAATTAAGATTCATATGTtagatttgaaaatatgtatGGTTTATTCAGATTTGTAAATACTATATAGATTTCTAAATCAATCTATTAGAATCGATCTCTAAACCAATAAATTTTGGTCCGCTAAAATCTCACTGTATTAAATCAAAAAGTTTTATTCGGTTCAATTCCAAAAGTTTATACCAAGcttaaccaaatttgaaagCCAAAATGTCGTTGAATTGAATcataaaaattgatttgattCTAAACTTTGGTATTTAGAAAATCATAACTGAATTCGATacgaaccaaaatatttcgggTGTCCAAGTATATTAGAACTAGATttgtatacttaaatatattaattatttttaaatttaatatctaaagacatatacaaaatatataagatgtttttTAAGTTGTTCATaatagttgaaaatatatacaaataaaatacatgttttaaatagataaacaatatcaaaaatatttaaaatatctattgatttctatccaaatatttaagttaaaccaatttttatgtaaaaattaagtattttagtatatattattaaaatttatatgttatatattattcttatttttagatttttagaaaCTCAAAGtgtatatgaattttaattgtttaaaaaaaattaaataggtTATCGAAACCCAAATTGAACCTGTCAAAATCCAAACCGCAAAAATCTAAATTGAACATAACTAAATCAAACCAAATGATATTCGAATGGCCACCTTTAATCAAACCTAAAAAATTACCGATAACAAAATGTGTATtgtctataatatttaaaaatatcatagaaAAAACTCACTCCGATTATCATCTAGTACATTACTAGTTGAATAAACACACATAGGGATGTATATTTGTGCAATCATTGCATATTTGTGAAAAATGTTAtgtctattttataaaaaaaacaccCGTGTGATTATATATATCAAGCTCTAGTTGCTATTAAAATATAGATTTGGCGTAGCTTTCTTTCACCATTGTCTTGACAAAAAGCTCTCCTGCTCTGTATGAAGATCTCACCTGCACAAGTGTAACATatatccaaatcaaaaaatcaCTTTCTTGTTCTTCAATGTTTTAAGATATCCAAAGTAAGAACTTGATTTTTACCAGTGGACCACTTGCTACATAGCGAAATCCAATTGATTCTCCGTATGTTTTCCAAAAATCAAACTTCTCAGGCGTCACATACTCTTTCACCGTCAAATGCAGTGGGGTTGGCTGGCATTGAACAACAAAGAAAAGGTCGGTTGATGTTCTTTGCGAATGATGTCTGAAATGCTAAGTTAGTCTTTTTTACCTGTAAATACTGACCAAGTGTTAGGATGTCAACATCTATCGCTCTTAGATCAGCCATTGCTTCTTTCAACTCTTCGTCTGTTTCTCCAAGACCAAGCATTATGGAAGTCTTTGTGATCATTCCTTGTTTGCTGATCTTAGCGTGTTTCAACACCGACATGCTCTGCTCATATCTGCATTCTCCCAGGGGACATTTTATACAATTAGAGATGCAGAAAACTATTGCATGTCTCGTTTTAACTGAGATTCAGTAAGTAAATGATGCCATAACCAACTGTGCATGCAAAgcatttagaaaagaaaatgaagtaACAAGAGAACAATATACTCACCCAGCCCTGGGATCCCTCACAAGTCGCTGGAGCCTTTTCACAGTCTCGATATTGTGAGCAAAAACGTCCAATCCAGAGTGAACAAGAGAGTCTACAGCCTCCAAGTCTCCACGGAAATCAGAAGTTAAACACTCTATCATTATATCCGGCTTAAGTCTCTACAgaattgataacaaaaatatcactcggaaacactcttgAAACAGTATTATTAAGAGATCATGGGACAGAGAGCATAATACTGACCTTCATAGCTTTAACAGTCTGTGCAAAATGTCCACTTCCACCATCAGGTAGATCGTCACGGTCTACACTGGTAATAACTATGTAGTCTACACTGTAACAAAGGAAAAGCCAACAGAGCATATCATACTGATTCACAAAGACATATAAGGACTCCGTAACCTAAACATTCTAGGCAAAAGTGACTAGTGAGACTCCAAGTCAGCAATGACATCATTTCCTAGTTTTGACCCCCTCTTCGTTTATTCTACCAAATTAATAATAGAGCAACGTGAAGTGTTGTTCCTGAACACTAACTTTGTATTATGGGTCAATTACAAACACGACTTCAAAAGaagctaaaataaaaatataaccacATTTCAAAGACTGAATCAGATAAGAGTCCACCCACCCCCAACTGGTAATGGCCTTGGCAGTGTTCTCCGGTTCCATTGGGTCAGGAGGAGCAGGATTTCTACTGGTTTTGACAGCACAAAACCTACAGCCACGAGTACAAGTATCACCAAGAACCATGATGGTTGCAGTAGCTATACCATCACCACCTCCATTCCAACACTGCACACATCAAAAAAGCTAATTTCACAATCCCAAACAAGAAACAAGCAAAAAACACAACCTTTCTCTTT contains these protein-coding regions:
- the LOC108821906 gene encoding lipoyl synthase, chloroplastic, which produces MIHHCSITKPALSASISTHRQRRSTSFFDFRVRCGSGDASKRTNAVSLSSGKEDSSLKKNMMESGVRKSEPYPGGMPKMGPFTGRDPNVKKPAWLRQKAPQGERFQEVKESLTRLKLNTVCEEAQCPNIGECWNGGGDGIATATIMVLGDTCTRGCRFCAVKTSRNPAPPDPMEPENTAKAITSWGVDYIVITSVDRDDLPDGGSGHFAQTVKAMKRLKPDIMIECLTSDFRGDLEAVDSLVHSGLDVFAHNIETVKRLQRLVRDPRAGYEQSMSVLKHAKISKQGMITKTSIMLGLGETDEELKEAMADLRAIDVDILTLGQYLQPTPLHLTVKEYVTPEKFDFWKTYGESIGFRYVASGPLVRSSYRAGELFVKTMVKESYAKSIF